The window TCACTGCAGGCGAAGGAGAGGGCGAAGGAGAGGGCGAAGGAGAGGGCGAAGGAGAGGGCGAAGGAGAGGGCGAAGGAGAGGGCGAAGGAGAGGGTAAGCAACCGGCTTCGTGCCAAGGCAGGGCCGGCGGAAGTGGTTCATTCAATCCGACTGATCTGGCGGTAGTTGCGGGAATGATACTCATGTTGGCAAGACGTGTCTCGGTGGCGTAGACACCCACTGCGACTGGAATTGAAGGGCTTTGAGAATGGGAAGATCAAAATGGTTGTGGTGGGGTGTTTGCATTGCGAATATTGTGGCGTGGACCAGCTTGATTATCTTGAACGGCCCACCAATGCTCGACAATTATCTGAAGTCGAGAATTACTTCGCCATACATTGCAGCCCTCTACGGGAAAGCTGATGTTCTGGAGGCTTGGTTGGCAAAGGGTGGTGACCCCAATGCTCCAGTGAAGGAGGGACTAACGCTGCTTCAATACGCGACATCTGAAGGGAGTCAAACTATGTCGGATATGCAGCGTAGAGTGCAGACAGTCGCCGTGCTTCTGCGCCACGGTGCCGATCCCAATAAGTTGGGCTACGAAAGAAGCCCCTCACCGTTGATGAACGCCGCAAAGCTCGACGACTTGG is drawn from Candidatus Hydrogenedentota bacterium and contains these coding sequences:
- a CDS encoding ankyrin repeat domain-containing protein, coding for MGRSKWLWWGVCIANIVAWTSLIILNGPPMLDNYLKSRITSPYIAALYGKADVLEAWLAKGGDPNAPVKEGLTLLQYATSEGSQTMSDMQRRVQTVAVLLRHGADPNKLGYERSPSPLMNAAKLDDLGTFALLLASGADPVPDLGHEESILSYIEREGVPYQKEKLKLLKLALALDRPEDVPVDAGT